A stretch of Deltaproteobacteria bacterium DNA encodes these proteins:
- the rlmB gene encoding 23S rRNA (guanosine(2251)-2'-O)-methyltransferase RlmB, whose protein sequence is MSRPDSVYGRHPVLELLRSRPGEVRRIHVLEGKPKGPLLEIVEIADEHNIKVISTTKRDLGSLSGAGVHQGVVAFVNPFAYSDLETVLERGRAHDRHPLILALDSIQDPHNLGALVRSALALGADGVLIPKDRACEVTAVAAKTSVGAVAHLPIVRVTNLKRTLVDLQKEGFWLVGTVADGGQPLQSLDFLQPIVLVIGSEGKGIRQKLAEACDFRARIPMVGDIGSLNAASAGSICLYEVLRQRLAK, encoded by the coding sequence ATGAGTCGACCAGACAGCGTTTATGGACGCCATCCTGTTTTAGAACTACTTCGGTCGCGACCAGGTGAGGTTCGTAGAATTCATGTATTAGAAGGCAAGCCGAAGGGTCCCTTGCTCGAAATCGTTGAAATCGCAGATGAGCACAACATCAAAGTCATTTCGACGACCAAGCGAGACCTAGGTTCTCTGAGCGGTGCAGGCGTACACCAGGGTGTCGTGGCCTTCGTAAACCCATTTGCTTACTCCGATTTAGAGACTGTTTTAGAGCGCGGCCGAGCTCATGATCGCCATCCTCTCATCCTAGCCCTCGACTCAATTCAAGATCCTCATAATTTAGGAGCACTGGTTCGATCGGCTTTAGCATTGGGCGCCGATGGTGTGCTCATCCCAAAAGATCGTGCATGCGAGGTTACTGCGGTCGCGGCGAAGACCTCTGTGGGGGCGGTAGCTCATTTGCCGATCGTACGTGTGACAAACTTAAAGCGAACCTTGGTAGACCTTCAGAAAGAGGGTTTTTGGCTCGTTGGTACGGTGGCAGACGGCGGTCAACCACTGCAATCATTAGACTTTCTCCAGCCCATTGTTTTGGTCATTGGTTCTGAGGGCAAAGGGATTCGTCAGAAGCTTGCTGAAGCGTGCGACTTCCGAGCCCGTATTCCGATGGTTGGAGATATCGGATCACTTAACGCAGCATCAGCTGGAAGCATCTGTCTTTACGAGGTTTTGCGCCAACGGCTCGCAAAATGA